In Corylus avellana chromosome ca8, CavTom2PMs-1.0, the genomic stretch taaaaatagcTGCAATAATAAATGATCTTTCACTTGATATATCCTTGTCTTTTATTACCAGATTTCACTTTGCATGGACATTGAATATGTTTATgagaaatgattgatgtaaatattttgttcatatatatatatatatatatatatatatattttatatgatcatacaaatttaataaattaatattagatTTATGAGGtctattatttttaacaaatttaataattaatttatatgagAATATGATCTTTTATTAGGAAACGTGATATTGATTCATGTCAATGTCTAGACTACCTactactagttaattaattaattaattgggtcTCAAATATACTTCTTTCATTATATTTAAAGACAATATTATTAAACGACCTCGTAGGAATTAAACAATTGCCAGGCCGCGGAGAGTAGATGGTTTGATTGGTGGAAGAGGTTGCAACAGCTAAATTAATGAACTTTTGATCCGCTAACAACATTTGTATTAATGTAATAGTCATCAGTCAAACATGGAGTTGGAAATTAAAgacaaataattaaataattgatggAGTCGTTGTCAACTTGCAAAGGGGTAGGTCTGCGTTAAAGCCCGTACGTGGAAAGGTTGATATAGAAATCAGCCCGTACGTGGAAAGGTTGATATAGATAAGAACACAAAAATATAGAAATCAGTGAACTCTTTTTGGCTGGCACTTTGGAGTTTGGAGTCTTATGCCGATAATAACTCCAAGGGATCTCAGTGGCCGGaccgacataaaaaaaaaagaaaaagaaaaaaagaaaaagaaaaagaaaaagaaaaaaagacaaaaggcCATCGTTATTAAGACGCTGTAGTCCATAAATATCAGTTCAAATCTTGATAACATTTGTAGAATCACTGTATATTTACCATCTCTGTGTCCTTTTCGGGGAAGCAAAACCCTTAGGCGTACTTGGTTGACTGCGTTTTGCTTGTCTTTTGCTCTTCTCTTTAGAATTTAGATGGAGCTGGAAAGAGGAAAGGCAACGTACGCCACCCCTTAGTGGATTGGCTGAGCCTTGTGGAAGAAGGCAAGAAGCTACCCAAAGCGACTTGACAGCTGCACATGTATCGGACATAATCTCCACTGTCGTCTATGAAACAAATTAAGCCACCACATCAAAATGACACATGAActaattaatccttaaaatctCGCATTATTGAGGTGGTttgctaatgattttttttaaaaaaagtttttcaaattttttgattgcaatgtaatgtaaaaataaaaatatttatatactcAAGTAACTTAACTCTCATATTAACAGTGTTCGTAAGCCCTTAGTTGagcctttattaaaataaataaatgatagatGAGCACTGTCACATCAgcctaattatatatttttgtagttGTATGGAATTAATGGAATATGAGTTTAGTATTTAACATTTCCATATCATTAGAATTGTATACCAATTTAATAAATAGCATTTCGTAACAATGATATTTTGGCCTACTCCGACTAAGACTGTCCGAGTTTCAAGCATAGTTTGTTTGACTAGGAGACATATTGCAATATTCgattcaattgtttttttcccttttatctttatcattATTGTCCTTAATATTACTAAACTATTaattaagtttaagttttttttattaatttaagcttttggacaACTGTTCATTTCAGATCATGATATAAGAAGGTACATGttaacttttgaaataattgataaCAATTAGGCACAGCTCATTGTCGAGTCCTCGTGTCCATAGTTAATGCAAGAACAATGATTTCTGGACCTTTTGCCTCtcatcaaaacaaattgcatgcgctgagattttttttggtctttggaGAATAATTTACCAGTAACTGTGAGTACTCGATCAAGGGCTGATGAAAATATTAAGAACAATCTATTCTAGATATATCGTCTATGGACCAATTATCGgcatttcctttgtttttccacAAGAAAACGAGTGTTTGTGTCCCAAAAGAGGCATGAAAAAAAGGTAAtgcccaaaaaagaaaaccctatTTGGTGATGATACCCCAAATACATGGTAAATTTTGGTATTAAGACATAGGATCAAGATCTCATAAAATTAGCTTGTTCGGATTTCACAAACATTCGGTCATATGAGAGAGGGTGTGAGGTCCATCTAGCTACTTGGAGGCTGGAGCAGGTAAATGTGAATAGCTCGACACTCTAAGCTGCTCAAGACAGGTCGATCTCTCAACAAGTTGTTCTCTTAGGCTGCCACACATAAATTCAGGTCATCCAATTTTAGGAGATCTCATTCCTAAAATATCTTGTCATACTCTGGGTAACCGCTAAAgcttatgtatgttttttttaataatttctctctctctctctcactcttctctctcattttcGGTTACGGTTattttcctctcttcttttttgtggtgtttaagaaaattagaaaagaaaataaaaaataccgagaaataatatctaaaaaaaaaaagaataaaacaaaattaaaatcacttggagtttgtataaaaaaagtagtaggtaaaataaaaaataatgcttTTTTATTAACTCTAACGCATAACATTGCTGAGATGCTCTTGGAACgatcccccttttttttttttattggttttggaCATGGATGACCCATGCACTTTGATccttagttatttttttatagattttACGGACAGCTTGTATtgtgtataatatatatttgaacaatCAATTGCAGCAAATGTAGatagagaggagagagagagttcaaacatcttatattattttcatttatattaccATAAATGGGAAAATATTTCACATTACATCATATATGTAACTAAAAGTactcaataataataacaattaacaaCAATTCTTTTAATAACTTTTGTACAAATTAAGCGATGTACTTGTATTGCGTACACAATCTTATTTTCCACGACCCTTGTTATTTTCTCCACAAGTAAAACACCTCAAAAATACCCATCGAAATGAAGGCATGACAATATTTTAAGGGCACTTGCGTCTGTTGTCACGGGTGGTGATGTTGGCATAGCAGGGGCAGACGTCAAGATTAATGCCGGAAGTTCCCGGAGGAACACAGCTGCAACGGGCACAAGAAGTCCCACATGCCCTATTGCACAGGTTCGGCCTAGACGATAACCGACACCTGGTAGCACATGCTGCTCCACAATCTGAAAATATACCATATATAGTACTGACAATGTTAGCCAACTGTATATGACTCAATCAAGAGTAATTCTAGATGATCTATTTGTGTCTTACTTgtactaaaaatgatgtggctattaaaattacattttggtcaaaattcaataatgatcaatcacaagctcaatggtaattttaatagtcacatcctTCTTAGTAGGTCATAAGTAAGCCATCTAGAATTACTCCTCAATCAAACAGTAGTAAACTTATTTAGAGTAAACTGATGGAGGAAGATCAAACTCGCCTATTTTTGTCGGGAGAGAATCCTGTGCTACATTATTCTTCACCTGATTAGCTTCAACGAGATGCATGAGGAGAAGAGAAATGAGAAGAGAAGCCATTAAAGTCTTGGAGATTGCCATTTATAGCTTAAGACTTGAAAACAGCTTGAAACCTCAATGTAGGTTTAGTGCGTACAAGNNNNNNNNNNNNNNNNNNNNNNNNNNNNNNNNNNNNNNNNNNNNNNNNNNNNNNNNNNNNNNNNNNNNNNNNNNNNNNNNNNNNNNNNNNNNNNNNNNNNCTCTTCCAAATTTCacctgttattttttttttttgcttctcacGGTTTGTGTGAGAAAAACGTTTAAAAGGGAGAGGAGCCAATCCCTTATTTTATAAAGGTAGAAtggtcattttattttattttgaccaTTCTATCATTGTAAAAAGAAAGACtggctcctctccattttaaataaaatgaaagatcATTCTTTTAATTAAGAGGACGTACTACACGACCGATTAATTATTATAACTTCTAATACAAAATTATCTACAAATTGACGTGATAGTTCATAACAATGTCAATTtgcaaataattttataataaaagttggacccgatcttttattattattattattattattattattattaatattgaTCCATGATGGTGATAGGGGTGGAACCACATAGTggcttatttttttaaaaaaaaattaaaattttgcatatatatatatatattcaataacTAGTAGTAGTACACAATCTTCCAGAAAACCAAACGAAGAGATCAGGGGGAGGGTGGGAGAGTATATACTGTTCAAACTTCATTGTTTGCATAAAACGTAATTGacgggaaaaaagaaaaagaaaaagaaaagatacc encodes the following:
- the LOC132190499 gene encoding snakin-2-like is translated as MAISKTLMASLLISLLLMHLVEANQVKNNVAQDSLPTKIDCGAACATRCRLSSRPNLCNRACGTSCARCSCVPPGTSGINLDVCPCYANITTRDNRRKCP